Proteins co-encoded in one Pseudomonadota bacterium genomic window:
- a CDS encoding glycosyltransferase family 2 protein encodes MLTVIIPGKTEKYFKRTIEEVLEKATGEIEIYACTDGYPEPLEDRINDPRVIYINTEPSTGNQKRHLINMAVAQCKGEYVMTLDAHCIVGEGFDEILIRDHQPNWVQIPRRLRLDAENWKVEEDDRPPVDYEYPMWQAWKKGQLKSFRWEERTKERIDIPIDETMAFQGSCYFLTKDYYNKLGLMQTDGYGGFAQESEEIVCKVWADGGKVMTNKNTFYCHLHKGKKHGRMYDLNWAEVKDSIAYSYNFFVNEHRDVYLKKIPQFMPIPNWPEDWEDYLG; translated from the coding sequence ATGCTTACTGTAATAATTCCAGGTAAAACTGAAAAATACTTTAAAAGAACAATAGAAGAAGTTTTAGAAAAAGCCACAGGCGAGATAGAAATCTACGCTTGTACCGATGGCTACCCTGAACCTTTAGAAGATAGAATAAACGACCCTAGAGTTATCTACATCAACACCGAACCGTCTACTGGCAATCAGAAAAGACATTTAATCAATATGGCAGTAGCTCAATGTAAGGGTGAATATGTAATGACCCTAGATGCTCACTGTATCGTAGGTGAAGGGTTTGACGAAATTTTGATAAGAGACCACCAACCTAACTGGGTTCAAATACCACGCAGACTAAGGCTAGACGCTGAAAATTGGAAAGTAGAAGAAGACGACAGACCGCCAGTAGATTACGAATACCCGATGTGGCAAGCGTGGAAAAAAGGACAACTAAAGTCTTTCAGATGGGAAGAACGAACAAAAGAACGAATTGACATTCCTATCGACGAAACAATGGCTTTTCAAGGTTCTTGCTACTTTTTAACTAAAGACTACTACAACAAACTTGGGCTAATGCAGACCGATGGATATGGCGGATTTGCTCAAGAAAGCGAAGAAATCGTTTGTAAGGTTTGGGCTGATGGTGGAAAGGTGATGACCAATAAGAATACTTTTTACTGTCATTTACACAAAGGGAAGAAGCACGGAAGAATGTACGACCTTAACTGGGCGGAAGTAAAAGACTCAATAGCTTACTCGTACAACTTTTTTGTTAATGAACACCGAGATGTTTACCTAAAGAAGATACCTCAGTTTATGCCAATCCCGAATTGGCCTGAGGATTGGGAGGACTACCTTGGATAG
- a CDS encoding class I SAM-dependent methyltransferase: MDREKFLLDKFKCKGESPHFIKVSRWKALPCLMAEMGLKVGVEIGTEQGRFADCLLRKIPDLDLTVVDCWEPYEGYRENMGDHITEYEKRARERLEGRCKIIKAYSMDAVREFEDESLDFVYIDGNHNFINCANDISEWSKKVKVGGLIMGHDYTHNNVGYERTDVDYVVDAWTKAHDIKTWFVTSEGDRCPSYFWVQK; this comes from the coding sequence TTGGATAGAGAGAAGTTTTTATTAGATAAATTTAAGTGTAAAGGCGAAAGTCCTCACTTCATAAAGGTTTCAAGATGGAAAGCCTTGCCATGCTTAATGGCTGAAATGGGGCTTAAAGTCGGTGTGGAGATCGGAACCGAACAAGGTAGGTTCGCTGATTGTCTTTTAAGAAAAATCCCAGATTTAGACCTTACCGTAGTTGATTGCTGGGAACCCTACGAAGGCTACCGAGAGAATATGGGCGACCATATCACCGAGTACGAAAAACGAGCCAGAGAACGCCTTGAGGGTAGGTGTAAAATCATCAAAGCCTACTCAATGGATGCTGTTCGTGAGTTTGAAGACGAATCTTTGGATTTTGTATATATAGATGGAAATCACAACTTTATAAACTGTGCTAACGATATTAGTGAGTGGAGTAAAAAGGTCAAAGTCGGTGGACTTATTATGGGACACGACTACACGCATAACAACGTAGGCTATGAGCGGACAGACGTTGATTATGTCGTAGACGCTTGGACAAAAGCTCACGACATTAAGACTTGGTTTGTAACGTCAGAGGGCGACCGATGCCCTTCATATTTTTGGGTGCAGAAATGA